The Deltaproteobacteria bacterium genome contains a region encoding:
- the sufB gene encoding Fe-S cluster assembly protein SufB: MSSDSTLIQDLAQQRYKYGFVTDIDADAVPPGLSEEIIRVISAKKDEPEFMLEWRLKAYRYWLTLRDGPPKWANVHYPPIDFQAIVYYSAPKAQATKGSLDEVDPKLLATYDKLGIPLHEQKILAGVAVDAVFDSVSVATTFKGKLAELGIVFCSFSEAVREHPELVQRYLGSVVPHTDNFYAALNSAVFTDGSFVYVPKGVRCPMELSTYFRINAAKTGQFERTLIVADEGASVSYLEGCTAPMRDENQLHAAVVELVALDHATIKYSTVQNWYPGDEEGRGGIYNFVTKRGACRGERSKISWTQVETGSAITWKYPSVILQGDHSVGEFYSVALTNHLQQADTGTKMIHLGKHTRSTIVSKGISAGRGQQSYRGLVRINKGAVGAHNYSQCDSLLLGDKCGAHTFPYLEVKNPTAKVEHEATTSRIGEDQLFYLGQRGISKEDAVSMIVNGFCKEVFRELPMEFAVEAQRLLGVSLEGSVG, from the coding sequence ATGAGTTCCGATAGCACCCTCATTCAAGACCTGGCGCAGCAGCGATACAAGTACGGATTCGTCACGGACATCGACGCGGATGCCGTTCCGCCCGGCCTCTCCGAGGAGATCATCCGTGTCATCTCGGCCAAGAAGGACGAACCCGAGTTCATGCTCGAGTGGCGCCTCAAGGCCTACCGCTACTGGCTCACCCTGCGCGACGGCCCGCCGAAGTGGGCCAACGTGCACTACCCGCCGATCGATTTCCAGGCCATCGTCTACTACTCGGCGCCGAAGGCCCAGGCCACCAAGGGGAGCCTCGACGAGGTGGACCCGAAGCTCCTCGCCACCTACGATAAGCTCGGCATCCCGCTCCACGAGCAGAAGATCCTGGCCGGCGTGGCGGTGGACGCGGTCTTCGACAGCGTCTCGGTGGCCACCACCTTCAAGGGGAAGCTGGCCGAGCTCGGCATCGTCTTCTGCTCCTTCTCCGAGGCGGTGCGCGAGCACCCGGAGCTGGTGCAGCGGTACCTCGGCAGCGTGGTCCCGCACACCGACAACTTCTACGCCGCGCTCAACTCGGCGGTCTTCACCGACGGCTCCTTCGTCTACGTGCCCAAAGGGGTGCGGTGCCCGATGGAGCTCTCCACCTACTTCCGCATCAACGCCGCGAAGACCGGACAGTTCGAACGCACGCTGATCGTCGCCGACGAGGGGGCGAGCGTGAGCTACCTCGAGGGGTGCACGGCCCCGATGCGCGACGAGAACCAGCTCCACGCGGCGGTGGTGGAGCTCGTGGCGCTCGACCACGCCACGATCAAGTACTCCACCGTGCAGAACTGGTACCCGGGCGACGAGGAGGGGCGCGGAGGCATCTACAACTTCGTCACCAAGCGCGGGGCGTGCCGCGGCGAGCGGTCCAAGATCTCCTGGACCCAGGTGGAGACCGGGTCGGCCATCACCTGGAAGTACCCGAGCGTGATCCTCCAGGGGGACCACTCCGTCGGCGAGTTCTACTCGGTGGCTCTGACGAACCACCTGCAGCAGGCCGACACGGGCACCAAGATGATCCACCTCGGCAAGCACACCCGCAGCACCATCGTCTCGAAGGGGATCTCCGCCGGGCGAGGGCAGCAGAGCTATCGCGGCCTGGTGCGGATCAACAAGGGCGCCGTGGGCGCGCACAACTACTCGCAGTGCGACTCGCTCCTCCTCGGGGACAAGTGCGGCGCGCACACCTTCCCCTATCTCGAGGTGAAGAACCCGACGGCCAAGGTGGAGCACGAGGCCACGACCTCGCGCATCGGGGAGGACCAGCTCTTCTACCTCGGGCAGCGCGGGATCTCGAAGGAGGACGCGGTCTCGATGATCGTGAACGGGTTCTGCAAGGAAGTGTTCCGCGAGCTGCCGATGGAGTTCGCGGTGGAAGCTCAGAGACTCCTCGGGGTGAGCCTCGAAGGGAGCGTCGGCTAG
- a CDS encoding SUF system Fe-S cluster assembly regulator, with the protein MMRMTKQADYGIVLMTLFAKGLPEDPVLSARDLAQEASLPLPTVTKILKALARDGLLTSHRGVNGGYRLARTPAQVTVGQIITALEGPIAITQCAVNATGCGREPFCPTRGNWRRIDEAVRDALDHITLEEMAHPLPRRAEPHRASASLAAGPASARGEEAL; encoded by the coding sequence ATGATGCGCATGACCAAGCAGGCCGACTACGGAATCGTCCTCATGACGCTCTTTGCGAAGGGGCTGCCCGAGGACCCCGTGCTCTCCGCGCGCGATTTGGCGCAGGAGGCCTCCCTGCCGCTGCCCACGGTCACGAAGATCCTGAAGGCCCTGGCCCGGGACGGGCTGCTCACCTCGCACCGCGGGGTGAACGGCGGCTATCGGCTGGCCCGGACGCCCGCGCAGGTGACCGTCGGACAGATCATCACCGCGCTCGAGGGGCCGATCGCCATCACGCAGTGCGCGGTGAACGCCACGGGCTGCGGACGCGAGCCCTTTTGCCCCACGCGCGGGAACTGGCGCCGCATCGACGAGGCCGTCCGGGACGCGCTCGATCACATCACTCTCGAGGAGATGGCCCATCCGCTCCCGCGCCGTGCCGAGCCCCACCGGGCCTCCGCGTCGCTCGCGGCCGGCCCGGCGAGCGCGCGAGGAGAGGAAGCCCTATGA